The proteins below are encoded in one region of Candidatus Moraniibacteriota bacterium:
- a CDS encoding glycine--tRNA ligase, which produces MAEEKNDVLEKIVSLCKRRGFIFPSSEIYGGFAAVYDFGPYGVELAKNIREAWWTAMVRDHENIVGLDSAIFMAPKVWEASGHVGGFSDPLAECRDCHSRVRVDHLLEEIGVFADEKMTEEEINTLFSESKDKVVCPKCGKKNFTEAKGFNLLVKSNLGNFTDSWTKEPARNASDTSSRNDAGGPTYLRGETCQGIYVNFKNVLDSSRVKVPFGIAQIGKAFRNEITARQFIFRKREFEQMEMQYFVHPEEASEAYEEWRAKRFQYYLDLGIKKENLRWHQHENLVFYAKAAWDIEYNFPFGFKELEGIHNRSDYDLTQHSKFSGVDLSYRDPQTNEKYTPWIVETSVGLDRTFLAVMTEAYTEESVGEGDARVVLKFPKKLAPVQVAVFPLMKNRPELVEKAREIFTTLKKNFRVEFDDNGNVGKRYRRQDEIGTPYCVTVDFDTIGLGENPDLKDTVTVRDRDTMEQTRVNIETLSDYFKNNEEQI; this is translated from the coding sequence ATGGCAGAAGAAAAAAATGATGTATTGGAAAAAATTGTCTCTTTGTGCAAGCGACGTGGATTTATCTTTCCTTCCTCGGAGATCTATGGTGGATTTGCGGCGGTGTATGATTTTGGTCCGTATGGCGTAGAACTTGCCAAAAATATCCGCGAGGCCTGGTGGACAGCGATGGTGCGTGATCATGAGAATATTGTCGGACTCGACAGTGCGATATTTATGGCACCAAAAGTATGGGAAGCATCAGGACATGTCGGAGGATTCTCAGACCCTCTCGCAGAGTGTCGAGATTGTCATTCTCGCGTGCGTGTCGATCATCTTTTGGAAGAAATCGGAGTGTTCGCTGATGAGAAAATGACCGAAGAAGAAATCAACACACTTTTTTCTGAAAGCAAAGACAAGGTAGTATGTCCGAAATGTGGAAAGAAAAATTTTACTGAAGCCAAAGGTTTCAATCTGCTCGTGAAGTCAAACTTGGGGAATTTTACAGACAGTTGGACCAAAGAGCCTGCCCGAAACGCTTCGGACACGTCCTCGCGTAACGATGCGGGCGGGCCGACGTACTTGCGGGGAGAAACTTGTCAGGGGATTTATGTGAATTTCAAAAATGTCCTCGATTCGAGTCGTGTGAAAGTCCCGTTCGGTATCGCTCAAATCGGCAAGGCATTCCGAAACGAAATTACTGCTCGTCAATTCATCTTCCGCAAGCGTGAATTCGAACAAATGGAGATGCAGTATTTTGTCCATCCAGAAGAGGCAAGTGAGGCATACGAAGAGTGGCGCGCTAAACGTTTCCAATACTATCTCGATCTCGGTATCAAAAAAGAAAATCTCCGTTGGCACCAGCACGAAAATCTCGTCTTCTATGCCAAGGCAGCATGGGATATCGAATACAATTTCCCATTCGGGTTCAAGGAGCTCGAAGGTATTCACAATCGCAGTGATTATGATCTCACACAACATTCGAAATTCTCTGGTGTCGATCTCTCCTATCGTGATCCGCAAACAAATGAGAAATATACTCCATGGATCGTCGAAACATCCGTCGGTCTCGATCGGACATTTCTCGCAGTGATGACCGAAGCCTATACGGAAGAATCCGTTGGTGAAGGAGATGCTCGTGTCGTCCTCAAATTCCCGAAGAAACTCGCACCAGTACAAGTAGCGGTTTTCCCACTGATGAAAAATAGACCAGAACTCGTGGAAAAGGCTCGAGAGATATTCACCACACTCAAGAAAAATTTCCGTGTCGAATTCGATGACAATGGGAATGTCGGCAAACGGTATCGTCGTCAGGATGAAATCGGTACACCATACTGCGTAACTGTTGATTTTGATACCATCGGACTTGGTGAAAATCCCGATCTCAAAGACACTGTCACTGTTCGTGATCGTGATACGATGGAGCAAACACGCGTAAATATAGAGACATTGAGCGATTATTTCAAAAATAATGAAGAACAGATATGA
- a CDS encoding pitrilysin family protein → MKFKKHTLKNGLRIVLAPMHETETVTVMVMTGVGSRYETRKENGLAHFLEHMFFKGTEKRPTTTDITKELDAVGAEYNAYTGKDRTAYYAKVESRHWETALDVVSDIFLHAKLDQEEIDRERGPITQELNMYEDMPMRHIGDVWEAHLYGDHPLGWEIIGTKENISTFQRKDFIKYLNRGYVAGNVTIGVAGKMDEVQMKKEILKRFKNIRTGAKPVFKKIVEKQTAPSIFLQHKKTDQTHILLGVRTYAMEHKDRYVLSVMATILGGGMSSRLFVAVRERRGLAYNVHTSGESYHDAGYLATQCGVEHKNLEKTVEVILDEYKRMTLEMVDDDELRKAKEYIKGKMAMGFEGSDDVVEYVVTQETIYGKITTIEEKRKSIDKVTAKDVLRVAKDIFQNKKLNLVVIGPHAHKEELSKLVTF, encoded by the coding sequence ATGAAATTCAAGAAACACACGTTAAAGAATGGGCTGCGGATTGTACTGGCGCCGATGCACGAGACTGAGACGGTGACCGTGATGGTGATGACCGGTGTCGGATCACGGTATGAGACACGCAAAGAAAACGGTCTCGCACATTTTCTCGAGCATATGTTTTTCAAAGGTACAGAAAAACGTCCGACCACCACGGATATCACGAAAGAGCTCGATGCTGTCGGTGCCGAATACAATGCCTATACGGGCAAAGATCGTACGGCGTATTATGCCAAAGTGGAATCTCGTCATTGGGAGACAGCTCTCGATGTCGTATCAGATATTTTTCTTCATGCGAAATTGGATCAGGAGGAAATAGATCGTGAACGCGGGCCAATCACGCAAGAGCTCAATATGTATGAAGACATGCCGATGCGTCATATCGGGGATGTCTGGGAAGCGCATCTCTACGGTGATCATCCTCTCGGGTGGGAAATTATCGGGACAAAAGAAAATATCAGTACGTTTCAACGGAAAGATTTCATCAAGTATCTGAACCGTGGCTATGTCGCAGGCAATGTCACTATTGGTGTGGCAGGAAAAATGGATGAAGTACAGATGAAGAAAGAAATCCTCAAGCGTTTCAAAAATATCCGCACCGGAGCAAAACCAGTGTTCAAAAAAATCGTTGAAAAACAAACTGCCCCGAGTATTTTTCTGCAACACAAGAAAACTGATCAGACACATATACTCCTCGGTGTCCGTACGTATGCGATGGAACACAAGGACCGCTATGTTCTGTCGGTGATGGCAACTATCCTCGGAGGAGGGATGTCGAGCCGATTATTCGTGGCGGTGCGTGAACGAAGGGGGCTCGCCTATAACGTGCATACATCAGGGGAGAGCTATCACGATGCAGGATATCTCGCCACGCAGTGTGGTGTCGAACACAAAAATCTCGAAAAGACTGTCGAAGTTATTCTCGATGAATACAAGCGGATGACACTTGAGATGGTTGACGACGATGAACTCCGTAAAGCCAAAGAATATATCAAAGGCAAGATGGCGATGGGATTCGAAGGATCAGATGATGTGGTGGAATATGTTGTGACACAAGAAACGATTTACGGGAAAATAACCACCATCGAAGAAAAAAGAAAAAGTATTGATAAGGTGACAGCCAAAGATGTGCTTCGTGTCGCGAAAGATATTTTTCAGAATAAGAAACTGAACCTGGTAGTTATCGGACCGCATGCGCACAAAGAAGAGCTCTCAAAATTGGTGACTTTCTAA
- a CDS encoding AI-2E family transporter gives MTDERITIGTKIALRLALACAVLYFLYLIRSVVFLVLFAVLTSVALSPVILRLQKWKLSRSASVIISYAVVFFGGFILISLFVPLFFSEAKTFLESWPEYSIRLDVFMSSVQTYFSTLGIDFEKEQFLQDTASSITGSVANVFSLTVSIFQNFIHFIGFFFLSLYLSLEEKGIEKFFLLLTPKAYHAQALSIVSRMQSKVNQWLFGQMLLMVIAFVMYYIGLTALGMPYALAIAFFGGVMEILPYIGPVFAAIPAILVGLLVSPVLGISALVFYIIAHQIEAHIIAPQVMKHSAGLNPVVLIIAILIGAELAGPLGIILSVPVTMVLSVFIEDVLVRKQS, from the coding sequence ATGACTGATGAACGCATCACTATAGGAACTAAAATTGCTCTCAGGCTTGCTCTTGCTTGTGCTGTCCTGTATTTTTTGTATCTTATTCGAAGTGTTGTGTTTCTCGTACTGTTCGCTGTACTAACATCAGTTGCTCTTTCTCCCGTCATTCTCCGATTACAGAAATGGAAATTATCGCGTTCTGCCTCAGTGATCATTTCGTATGCAGTGGTTTTCTTCGGTGGATTCATTTTGATCTCTCTTTTTGTACCATTGTTTTTTTCTGAAGCAAAAACATTTCTCGAAAGTTGGCCAGAATATTCGATTCGTTTGGATGTATTTATGTCGAGTGTACAGACATATTTCAGTACGCTCGGTATTGATTTTGAGAAAGAACAATTTTTACAAGATACCGCTTCGAGTATCACTGGATCAGTAGCCAATGTTTTTTCTCTGACCGTCAGTATTTTCCAGAACTTCATTCATTTCATCGGATTTTTCTTCCTCTCACTCTATCTTTCTCTCGAAGAAAAAGGTATCGAAAAATTTTTCCTCCTGCTGACACCGAAAGCATATCATGCTCAAGCATTGTCTATTGTTTCACGTATGCAGAGCAAGGTGAATCAATGGTTGTTCGGACAGATGCTCCTTATGGTGATCGCGTTTGTGATGTACTACATTGGATTGACGGCACTCGGAATGCCGTATGCTCTGGCGATTGCTTTCTTCGGAGGAGTGATGGAAATACTTCCGTACATTGGTCCAGTGTTTGCCGCAATTCCTGCGATATTGGTCGGATTGCTTGTTTCTCCAGTTCTGGGGATATCCGCTCTCGTGTTTTATATCATCGCCCATCAGATCGAAGCGCATATCATCGCTCCGCAGGTGATGAAACATTCTGCAGGACTGAACCCCGTTGTACTCATCATCGCCATACTGATCGGAGCAGAGCTCGCGGGACCTCTCGGTATTATTCTCTCTGTCCCAGTGACGATGGTACTCTCGGTATTCATCGAGGATGTCTTAGTGAGGAAACAATCCTAA
- the rsmI gene encoding 16S rRNA (cytidine(1402)-2'-O)-methyltransferase, with amino-acid sequence MENPGTLYIVATPIGNLSDITLRALETLKSVDAVLCEDTRVTGNLLKRYEIKKPTISCHEHTDEKKLVQIVERLQKGENFAFVSDAGTPGLSDPGNRLVAFAVLAQISVIPLPGASALGAIVSVAGIDMREFLFLGFPPHKKGRETFFKSVVSSAFPVVYYESPHRLMKNLTLLAEFSPETKIVLGRELTKIFEETVRGTVGEVVNYFTLHPEKIKGEFVIIAY; translated from the coding sequence ATGGAAAATCCAGGGACACTTTATATAGTAGCGACACCGATTGGTAATCTCTCTGATATCACTCTTCGTGCACTCGAAACACTGAAATCAGTGGACGCCGTGCTCTGTGAAGATACACGCGTCACTGGCAATCTTCTCAAGCGTTATGAAATCAAGAAGCCGACTATATCATGTCATGAACATACAGACGAAAAAAAACTTGTTCAGATTGTTGAACGATTACAAAAAGGGGAGAACTTCGCTTTCGTGTCCGATGCAGGAACACCAGGGCTTTCTGATCCAGGAAATAGACTCGTTGCTTTTGCTGTCCTGGCGCAAATTTCTGTTATTCCTCTTCCGGGAGCATCGGCGCTCGGAGCTATTGTCTCAGTGGCAGGTATTGATATGCGTGAATTCCTCTTCCTTGGATTTCCTCCCCACAAGAAAGGACGCGAGACATTTTTCAAATCAGTAGTATCGAGTGCATTTCCTGTGGTATATTATGAATCACCACACCGTTTGATGAAAAACCTCACGCTCCTTGCGGAATTCTCTCCAGAAACAAAAATAGTACTTGGACGAGAACTCACGAAGATATTTGAGGAAACGGTGAGAGGAACTGTTGGTGAAGTGGTGAACTATTTCACTTTGCATCCAGAAAAAATCAAAGGAGAGTTTGTGATTATTGCGTATTAA
- the metG gene encoding methionine--tRNA ligase encodes MNKPFFITTAIDYVNADPHAGHATEKVITDVVARYHRLLGDDTYFLTGSDENSLKNVQAAEKAGVPTEALVDQYAQAFQNLSQSLNLSFDQFIRTTNKKHFAGAQKMWSAFNREDIYKKKYSGLYCVGCEEFKTEKDLVDGKCPDHLKEPEAVEEENWFFKLSNYQDKLLTLIENDTLKIYPDYRKNEVVSFIKMGLEDFSISRSVARAKNWGVPVPSDATQIMYVWVDALSNYITALDYAEDGTLYHTYWANESERVHIIGKGILRFHAIYWPAMLLSANLPLPTTIYAHEYLTINGQKLSKSLGNVIHPDELVEKFGIDGTRYLLLTALPYNKDGDLSWEKMTEKYNADLANGLGNLVSRVLKLSEKLSPEYVVPVTSDRVLSDEVKNLLDEYRLSEALQSLWKNVAIANRYIDETKPWELAKTDQKQFDTVIGKLLVDIGDIAFSLTPFLPETAEKIQIALQERKTVPLFERIK; translated from the coding sequence ATGAATAAGCCATTTTTCATCACTACTGCTATCGACTATGTGAACGCTGATCCGCACGCTGGACACGCGACTGAGAAAGTCATCACTGATGTCGTGGCACGTTATCATCGTCTCCTCGGTGACGACACCTATTTCCTCACAGGATCGGATGAGAATAGTTTGAAGAACGTGCAGGCCGCCGAGAAAGCAGGTGTCCCGACAGAAGCGCTCGTCGATCAGTATGCACAAGCGTTTCAGAACCTGTCCCAATCACTTAATCTCTCTTTCGATCAATTCATCCGTACGACGAACAAGAAACATTTTGCAGGCGCACAAAAGATGTGGAGCGCTTTCAATAGAGAAGATATCTATAAGAAAAAATATAGTGGACTCTACTGTGTCGGTTGTGAAGAATTCAAGACGGAAAAAGATCTCGTCGATGGTAAATGTCCGGATCATCTGAAGGAACCAGAAGCAGTGGAAGAAGAAAATTGGTTTTTCAAACTTTCGAATTATCAAGACAAGCTCCTCACGCTTATAGAAAATGACACACTCAAAATCTATCCTGACTATCGAAAGAATGAAGTAGTGTCGTTTATCAAGATGGGTCTCGAGGATTTCTCCATCTCTCGGTCTGTCGCACGTGCCAAGAATTGGGGAGTGCCAGTGCCAAGCGATGCTACACAGATTATGTACGTGTGGGTAGATGCTCTCTCGAACTACATCACGGCACTCGATTATGCAGAGGATGGCACGCTCTATCATACGTATTGGGCAAATGAGAGTGAACGAGTCCATATCATCGGCAAAGGTATTCTCCGTTTTCATGCCATCTACTGGCCAGCGATGCTCCTTTCTGCAAATCTCCCTCTTCCGACCACTATCTATGCACATGAATATCTGACCATCAACGGGCAGAAACTCTCGAAGTCACTCGGAAACGTCATTCATCCTGATGAGCTCGTAGAAAAATTCGGTATCGATGGCACACGCTACCTCCTTCTGACTGCTCTGCCATACAACAAGGACGGAGATCTCTCATGGGAAAAAATGACTGAGAAATATAATGCCGACCTCGCCAATGGTCTCGGGAATCTCGTCTCTCGCGTGCTCAAGCTCTCGGAAAAACTTTCTCCGGAATATGTCGTACCAGTGACGAGCGACCGAGTGTTGTCAGATGAAGTCAAGAATCTCTTGGATGAATATAGACTGTCCGAAGCACTTCAGTCTCTCTGGAAAAATGTGGCAATCGCCAACCGATATATCGATGAGACAAAACCATGGGAACTGGCCAAGACTGATCAAAAGCAGTTCGATACTGTTATCGGGAAACTCCTCGTCGATATTGGTGACATCGCTTTTTCTCTCACACCATTTCTTCCTGAGACGGCGGAGAAAATACAGATTGCTCTGCAAGAGCGCAAGACGGTACCACTGTTTGAAAGAATAAAATAA
- a CDS encoding TatD family hydrolase, producing MIDIHTHLYWESYDADRDEVIARAHDAGVEKMFVIGCTLEESRQCVTLSEKYGEIFASVGIHPNELSQVLQGKTLESLKEELRIIAKHKKVIAIGECGLDYYKHGSREEITEEEKSLQKEGFVMQMALAEELGLPLIIHCRSSAGSSPVCNDSQAKRSDSGGDAYEDMFDILKNHTSIITHQLSCILHCYMGDTLVTEKFLTLPHVSFSFTGNITYPVKKALIGTKPARYDSQAKRSDSGRDDLTETVKMIPIDRIFAETDCPFLAPQEKRGERNEPAYVMSVLEKIASLKNIDQSLLKQSIMKNIQQIFSI from the coding sequence ATGATTGATATTCACACACATCTTTATTGGGAGAGCTACGATGCAGATCGAGACGAGGTGATAGCTCGTGCTCACGATGCTGGTGTGGAAAAAATGTTTGTTATCGGGTGTACGCTCGAAGAGAGCAGACAGTGTGTCACATTGTCAGAGAAATATGGAGAAATCTTTGCGAGTGTCGGTATCCATCCGAATGAATTGTCTCAAGTATTACAAGGAAAAACGTTGGAATCTCTCAAGGAAGAATTACGGATAATAGCGAAGCACAAAAAAGTCATAGCAATCGGGGAGTGTGGATTGGATTACTACAAACACGGGAGCAGAGAAGAAATAACCGAAGAAGAAAAGTCTCTCCAGAAAGAAGGATTCGTCATGCAGATGGCACTCGCAGAAGAACTCGGTCTCCCTCTGATTATTCATTGTCGTTCCTCTGCCGGGAGTAGTCCCGTCTGCAACGATTCGCAAGCAAAACGTAGCGATTCGGGCGGGGATGCCTATGAAGATATGTTCGATATTCTCAAAAATCATACATCGATTATCACTCATCAATTATCCTGTATCCTGCACTGTTATATGGGGGATACTCTAGTTACCGAGAAATTTCTGACACTTCCTCATGTTTCTTTTTCTTTTACAGGGAATATCACGTATCCAGTGAAGAAAGCTCTCATTGGGACGAAACCCGCCCGCTACGATTCGCAAGCGAAGCGTAGCGATTCGGGCAGGGATGATCTGACAGAAACGGTAAAAATGATACCAATTGATCGGATCTTTGCCGAGACCGATTGCCCGTTCCTCGCGCCACAGGAAAAGAGAGGGGAACGTAATGAGCCAGCGTATGTCATGTCTGTCCTCGAGAAAATAGCTTCTCTCAAGAATATTGATCAATCTTTACTCAAACAATCAATCATGAAGAATATACAGCAGATATTTTCTATATAG
- the atpB gene encoding F0F1 ATP synthase subunit A: MEISIAAEKLFSIGTFPVTNAFLIGVLVSIFLVSVTQLVVRKKTLVPRGIQNILEIIFEALLDLIESVTQDKKQARQFFPLIATIFLFVLLANWVGLLPGLGTVGLSHINDGHSTIIPFLRSTSADLNFTLALSLITVLTVQFTGIAALGIVRYGKKFFVSPFHKPYGIGTLVGVLELVSEVGKTISFTFRLFGNVFAGEVLLTVMLHLVPFFLPLPFMFLEIFVGFIQAIVFSMLTLVFLKMATIPAEH, encoded by the coding sequence ATGGAAATATCGATCGCAGCAGAAAAACTTTTCAGTATTGGCACCTTTCCAGTGACCAATGCTTTTTTGATTGGCGTTTTGGTAAGCATCTTCCTCGTCTCTGTGACACAACTCGTAGTGAGGAAGAAAACGCTCGTACCACGAGGTATTCAGAATATTCTTGAAATTATTTTTGAGGCGTTGCTCGATCTCATCGAAAGTGTTACTCAAGACAAGAAACAAGCAAGACAATTTTTCCCTCTTATTGCCACTATTTTTCTTTTTGTTTTACTTGCCAATTGGGTGGGTCTTTTGCCTGGTCTCGGAACCGTAGGACTTTCTCATATCAATGATGGACATTCGACAATCATTCCCTTTCTCCGGAGCACCTCCGCTGATCTGAACTTTACACTTGCATTGTCACTCATTACTGTTCTTACGGTTCAGTTTACGGGTATTGCTGCTCTAGGTATCGTCCGATACGGAAAGAAATTTTTCGTCAGTCCATTCCACAAACCGTATGGTATCGGTACGCTCGTTGGTGTCCTCGAACTCGTGAGTGAAGTAGGTAAGACCATTTCCTTCACTTTTCGTTTGTTCGGAAACGTATTCGCCGGAGAAGTTCTTTTGACGGTTATGCTTCATCTTGTACCGTTTTTCTTGCCGTTGCCGTTTATGTTTCTCGAAATATTCGTCGGATTTATTCAAGCAATTGTTTTTTCTATGCTCACCCTCGTATTCCTCAAAATGGCTACCATTCCGGCAGAACATTAG
- the atpE gene encoding ATP synthase F0 subunit C, whose product MEVESAKLIGAAIAMGLGALGPGIGLGLLASKALEAIGRNPEAQGKIQTTMILAIAVTEAVAIYALVIALMILFA is encoded by the coding sequence ATGGAAGTCGAATCAGCAAAGCTTATCGGTGCAGCAATCGCTATGGGTCTCGGAGCCCTGGGCCCTGGTATTGGTCTTGGTTTACTGGCATCAAAAGCACTTGAAGCGATCGGACGTAATCCAGAAGCACAAGGAAAAATCCAAACAACGATGATTCTTGCTATCGCCGTGACAGAAGCTGTGGCTATCTACGCCCTTGTTATCGCTCTCATGATTCTTTTCGCATAA
- the atpF gene encoding F0F1 ATP synthase subunit B — MDVFAKLGVDWKLLIAQVINFGILFFVLRRYAYKPMLDFLESRTARIDKGLQDAEAAQAKLVSMEEKEKQVLNEARSEARSLIETAETNAKKRDAERLKETEEKTKRFLEDARMKIEEEKQKILLEAKQEIAEVVALSVEKILKEKVTGARDQELIREMGK, encoded by the coding sequence ATGGATGTTTTTGCAAAACTCGGCGTCGATTGGAAATTGCTCATCGCTCAGGTGATCAATTTTGGTATACTCTTTTTTGTTCTTCGTCGCTATGCATACAAACCAATGCTTGATTTCTTGGAAAGTCGGACGGCTCGTATCGACAAGGGATTACAAGATGCAGAGGCTGCTCAGGCAAAACTCGTTTCAATGGAAGAAAAAGAGAAACAAGTGTTGAATGAAGCTCGCAGTGAAGCTCGTTCTCTCATAGAGACAGCAGAAACAAACGCGAAAAAACGTGATGCAGAACGTCTCAAAGAAACAGAAGAAAAAACCAAGCGTTTCCTCGAAGACGCACGAATGAAGATAGAAGAGGAAAAACAAAAGATTCTTCTCGAAGCCAAACAAGAAATAGCCGAAGTAGTGGCGCTGTCTGTCGAGAAAATTCTCAAAGAAAAAGTGACTGGGGCGAGAGATCAAGAACTGATAAGAGAAATGGGGAAATAA
- a CDS encoding F0F1 ATP synthase subunit delta produces MRPTISQYAMSLEELSSGAPQETVALIAKNFFRLLKRRGDWKKKDAIIKYVEKINDEKEGKIHVTVVLAHIPDDETKEKLFLHASSIFPDKKVLLSYERDTEMIGGATFRTDEVLYDATLRAQVDNLKKSLLKV; encoded by the coding sequence ATGCGTCCAACAATTTCACAATATGCGATGAGTTTAGAAGAACTCTCATCCGGTGCTCCACAAGAAACTGTGGCTCTCATTGCAAAGAATTTTTTTCGTCTTTTGAAACGTCGTGGTGATTGGAAGAAAAAAGATGCTATCATCAAATACGTCGAGAAAATAAATGATGAGAAAGAAGGAAAAATACATGTGACTGTTGTGCTCGCTCATATTCCAGATGATGAAACAAAAGAAAAGCTTTTTCTCCACGCGAGCAGTATTTTTCCAGATAAAAAAGTCCTGTTATCATACGAAAGAGATACAGAGATGATTGGTGGAGCGACTTTTCGTACCGATGAAGTCCTCTATGATGCTACTCTCAGAGCACAAGTAGATAATTTGAAAAAATCCCTCCTAAAAGTGTAA
- the atpA gene encoding F0F1 ATP synthase subunit alpha: protein MSNPLIEELKKSIADFHHEPKAEAIGTVLEVGDGVARVAGLSNVMASEMVEFENGTVGVALNLEEGEAGIMLLGEIEDLREGMTVKSTGKILSVPVGESIIGRVLSPLGLPIDGKGAIKADAFYPVEKIAPGVITRQSVHQPVQTGIKAIDALIPIGRGQRELIIGDRQTGKTAIAIDTIINQKGQDIICIYVAIGQKESKIARIVAELEKSGAMEYTTVVVAGASDPAALSFIAPYAGCALGEYFMDQGKDVLVIYDDLSKHAVAYRQISLILRRPPGREAYPGDVFYVHSRLLERSAKLNKENGGGSITALPIIETQAGDVSAYIPTNVISITDGQIYLETDLFYKGIRPALNVGLSVSRVGSSAQIKAMKQVAGTLRLDLAQFRELEAFAQFGSDLDEKTRSLIERGRRAVEMLKQPQYAPLPVEKEVAVLYVLTRGHIDDVAIEAVNRFEHEFVSYLDNEGKEVLDAILKEKALTPEVEALLKKHIEEFKKGFAV, encoded by the coding sequence ATGAGTAATCCTCTTATTGAAGAATTAAAGAAAAGCATCGCAGATTTTCATCATGAACCGAAAGCAGAGGCGATCGGAACTGTTCTCGAGGTAGGCGATGGTGTAGCTCGTGTCGCAGGACTGAGTAATGTCATGGCATCTGAAATGGTTGAGTTCGAAAACGGTACTGTCGGCGTGGCTCTCAATCTTGAAGAAGGAGAAGCTGGTATTATGCTTTTGGGAGAAATAGAAGATCTTCGTGAAGGAATGACGGTGAAAAGTACAGGAAAAATTCTTTCTGTGCCAGTCGGTGAGAGTATTATCGGACGTGTTCTCTCTCCTCTCGGACTTCCTATTGATGGCAAGGGAGCGATCAAGGCTGATGCATTTTATCCAGTAGAAAAAATCGCTCCGGGCGTCATCACTCGTCAGTCTGTTCATCAGCCAGTCCAAACTGGTATCAAGGCAATCGATGCTCTTATTCCGATCGGACGTGGTCAACGTGAACTCATCATCGGTGATCGTCAGACAGGAAAGACGGCTATTGCTATCGATACTATTATTAACCAGAAAGGTCAGGACATCATCTGTATCTATGTTGCTATCGGTCAGAAAGAGTCCAAGATCGCTCGTATTGTCGCGGAACTCGAAAAAAGTGGCGCAATGGAATATACGACCGTCGTTGTTGCGGGTGCTTCTGATCCTGCTGCACTCTCATTTATTGCTCCATATGCCGGGTGTGCTCTCGGAGAATACTTTATGGATCAGGGCAAAGATGTGCTCGTGATTTATGATGATCTTTCCAAGCACGCTGTCGCTTATCGACAAATTTCTCTCATTCTCCGTCGTCCACCGGGACGCGAAGCCTATCCTGGAGATGTATTCTATGTTCATTCTCGTCTGCTCGAACGCAGCGCGAAACTCAACAAAGAAAATGGTGGCGGTTCTATCACCGCACTCCCTATCATCGAAACACAAGCAGGGGATGTGTCTGCTTATATTCCAACGAACGTGATTTCTATCACTGATGGTCAGATTTATCTCGAAACAGATTTGTTCTACAAAGGTATTCGCCCGGCACTGAACGTCGGTCTCTCTGTATCACGTGTGGGTTCGTCCGCACAGATCAAAGCGATGAAACAAGTTGCAGGAACACTTCGTCTCGATCTCGCACAATTCCGTGAACTCGAAGCATTTGCACAGTTTGGATCCGATCTTGATGAAAAGACACGCTCACTCATCGAACGCGGACGACGTGCTGTCGAAATGCTGAAACAGCCTCAATATGCACCACTCCCTGTAGAGAAAGAAGTGGCCGTACTCTACGTACTCACTCGTGGACATATCGATGATGTGGCTATCGAAGCGGTGAATCGTTTCGAACATGAGTTTGTGTCGTATCTCGATAATGAAGGTAAAGAAGTATTGGATGCTATTCTCAAAGAAAAGGCTCTCACTCCGGAAGTAGAAGCGTTGCTCAAGAAACACATTGAAGAATTCAAGAAAGGTTTTGCTGTTTAA